A single genomic interval of Natronoarchaeum philippinense harbors:
- a CDS encoding glycerophosphodiester phosphodiesterase family protein, with the protein MGQCHALRDAVAHGSFGVNAWTVDNPLLGRALLRLGVDGIVTDRSGAVPFGSG; encoded by the coding sequence GTGGGGCAGTGCCACGCGTTACGTGATGCCGTAGCTCACGGCTCTTTCGGCGTCAACGCGTGGACGGTCGACAATCCACTGCTCGGCCGAGCGCTGCTTCGCCTCGGCGTCGACGGCATCGTCACCGACCGCAGCGGCGCCGTCCCGTTCGGGTCGGGGTAG
- a CDS encoding secondary thiamine-phosphate synthase enzyme YjbQ produces MASSTTFSVRTGDRTDTVDVTDRVAAAVPDSTETGVCTVFVRHTTAGICINENESRLRADTEDFLRDLVPDEGHRHDQLDGNADSHLRATLIGASESVPIEDGDLALGRWQSVLLLEFDGPRTREVTVTVVGE; encoded by the coding sequence ATGGCGAGTTCGACGACGTTCTCCGTCCGGACCGGCGACCGTACCGACACCGTCGACGTGACCGACCGCGTCGCAGCCGCGGTACCAGACTCCACCGAAACCGGCGTCTGTACCGTGTTCGTCCGCCACACCACGGCGGGCATCTGCATCAACGAGAACGAGTCGCGGCTTCGCGCCGACACCGAGGACTTTCTGCGCGATCTGGTCCCCGACGAGGGCCACCGCCACGATCAACTCGACGGCAACGCGGATTCACACCTGCGTGCGACGTTGATCGGCGCGAGCGAGTCGGTTCCGATCGAGGACGGAGACCTCGCGCTCGGGCGCTGGCAGTCCGTCTTGCTGCTGGAGTTCGACGGCCCGCGGACGCGGGAAGTGACGGTGACCGTCGTCGGCGAGTGA
- a CDS encoding SDR family oxidoreductase yields MSVSFDFDGRVAVVTGACGALGSAVVERFHAAGATVAAVDVVSPDDEDALLDIEAGIEYYQIDLTDEADVERGIGEIADDHGGIDYLANVAGTWRGGQPIEETPVDEFDMLFDVNLKTAFLASKHALPHLRDGAGAIVSISSRSSLSGGEGDGPYRASKAGVRLLTETLAEENSGDVRANAVMPSVIDTPANREMMPDADHDSWVDPADIAGVIAFLCSDGASPTSGAAVPVYGEA; encoded by the coding sequence ATGTCCGTGAGTTTCGACTTCGATGGACGCGTCGCCGTCGTTACGGGCGCCTGCGGGGCGCTCGGAAGTGCCGTCGTCGAGCGGTTCCACGCCGCCGGCGCGACCGTCGCCGCGGTCGATGTCGTCTCGCCCGACGACGAGGACGCGCTGCTCGACATCGAAGCGGGGATCGAGTACTACCAGATCGACCTGACCGACGAAGCAGATGTCGAGCGGGGGATCGGCGAGATCGCCGACGACCACGGCGGAATCGACTACTTGGCGAACGTCGCCGGCACGTGGCGCGGCGGCCAGCCGATCGAGGAGACGCCGGTCGACGAGTTCGACATGCTGTTCGATGTCAATCTCAAAACGGCGTTTCTGGCGAGCAAGCACGCGCTCCCACATCTCCGCGACGGCGCGGGTGCGATCGTCAGCATCAGCTCCCGGTCGTCGCTGTCGGGCGGCGAGGGCGACGGGCCCTACCGCGCTTCGAAGGCGGGCGTGCGCCTGCTGACCGAGACGCTGGCCGAGGAGAACAGCGGCGACGTGCGGGCCAACGCCGTCATGCCGAGCGTGATCGACACGCCGGCCAACCGCGAGATGATGCCCGACGCCGATCACGACTCGTGGGTCGATCCGGCCGACATCGCCGGCGTCATCGCCTTCCTCTGTAGCGACGGCGCCAGTCCGACCAGCGGCGCCGCCGTGCCGGTGTACGGCGAGGCGTGA
- a CDS encoding DUF5658 family protein, with amino-acid sequence MATGSDAFLGATASALPRRLASAGSLWVLAVAVYGVGDLASTLVGLQLGATESNPIPAALIELSPGFLAVVVVLSLWKAATMAAFALVAWRLPSPYAAAVPAGLCLIGVTVVGWNASVILSVAS; translated from the coding sequence GTGGCGACGGGTAGCGATGCCTTCCTCGGCGCCACCGCCTCCGCGCTTCCCCGCCGACTCGCTAGCGCCGGCTCGCTGTGGGTGCTGGCGGTCGCAGTCTACGGCGTCGGCGACCTCGCCTCGACGCTGGTCGGCCTCCAACTGGGTGCGACCGAGAGCAACCCGATTCCGGCAGCGCTGATCGAACTGTCGCCGGGCTTTCTCGCCGTCGTCGTGGTGCTGAGCCTCTGGAAGGCAGCGACGATGGCGGCGTTCGCGCTCGTCGCGTGGCGGCTCCCGTCGCCGTACGCCGCCGCGGTGCCGGCCGGCCTCTGTCTGATCGGCGTCACCGTCGTCGGCTGGAACGCGTCGGTGATCCTCTCGGTGGCGTCGTGA